The proteins below come from a single Gordonia sp. X0973 genomic window:
- a CDS encoding 1-acyl-sn-glycerol-3-phosphate acyltransferase: protein MEPVYRTLEVIAHGLRASQGVRIDFRGLDNLPSTGGAVLAINHTGYFDFLPVALGVESRGRRIRFMIKSEMMDIGIMRFLITHTGTVPVDRSAGHEAYEAAVTTLRDGELLGVYPEATISRSFEIKELKSGAVRMAAAAGVPVIPIICWGAHRLWSKGGIRALGRKKFPVVVEYGTPIDVSDVDLASTPAVDECVSELHETMQSMLHAVQDEYPHPAGEPWVPQRLGGGAPSYAEAKVIEDEEAARKAAAREAKRESGR, encoded by the coding sequence ATGGAGCCGGTGTACCGCACGCTCGAGGTGATCGCCCACGGTCTGCGCGCCTCGCAGGGGGTGCGCATCGACTTTCGCGGGCTCGACAACCTCCCGTCGACCGGCGGCGCGGTGCTGGCGATCAACCACACCGGCTACTTCGACTTCCTCCCCGTCGCGTTGGGCGTGGAGTCCCGCGGCAGGCGCATCCGGTTCATGATCAAGTCCGAGATGATGGACATCGGGATCATGCGGTTCCTCATCACACATACCGGGACGGTGCCGGTGGACCGCTCGGCCGGGCACGAGGCCTACGAGGCGGCGGTGACCACGTTGCGCGACGGCGAGTTGCTCGGCGTGTATCCGGAGGCGACGATCAGCCGCAGCTTCGAGATCAAGGAACTCAAGTCCGGGGCGGTGCGGATGGCGGCTGCGGCCGGGGTACCGGTCATCCCGATCATCTGTTGGGGTGCCCACCGCCTGTGGAGCAAGGGCGGGATTCGCGCGCTGGGCCGCAAGAAGTTTCCCGTCGTCGTCGAATACGGGACGCCGATCGATGTCTCCGACGTCGATCTGGCATCCACACCGGCGGTCGACGAGTGCGTGTCGGAGTTGCATGAAACGATGCAGTCGATGTTGCACGCCGTCCAAGACGAGTACCCGCATCCCGCCGGCGAGCCGTGGGTGCCGCAGCGCCTCGGCGGTGGGGCGCCCAGCTATGCGGAGGCGAAGGTCATCGAGGACGAGGAGGCCGCGCGCAAGGCCGCGGCCCGTGAGGCGAAGCGCGAGTCGGGTCGGTGA
- a CDS encoding HAD family hydrolase produces MSGGRPSLIASDVDGTLLDDQNRITDATVEAITRASRAGVDLVLATGRPPRWIAEVTNQLPVPDDLLSVRPGGTLVRYAVCANGAIVYDVENDRILDAVQLDVPRLRKLISVVEELLPQAGLAAERVGVSAHDAATRPFVATAGYEHAWLNPDHELVDDADLGEAPAVKLLARAPQMRSEDMAALLVPAVGDLAEVTFSTSNGLIELSVPNTHKAAGLARLAGLTGLPADAVIAFGDMPNDVEMLRWATHGAAMAHGHPEAIAAADEVAPTNNDDGVATVLSRFF; encoded by the coding sequence GTGTCGGGTGGGCGCCCGTCGCTCATCGCCAGCGACGTGGACGGGACGCTGCTCGACGACCAGAACCGGATCACCGACGCGACGGTGGAGGCGATCACCCGCGCCTCTCGCGCCGGCGTCGACCTGGTGTTGGCGACCGGGCGGCCACCGCGGTGGATCGCCGAGGTCACCAATCAACTGCCCGTCCCCGACGACCTGCTGTCCGTGCGCCCGGGCGGCACCCTGGTGCGATACGCGGTCTGCGCGAACGGGGCCATCGTCTACGACGTGGAGAACGACCGGATCCTGGACGCCGTGCAACTGGACGTCCCGCGGTTGCGCAAGCTGATCTCGGTCGTCGAGGAGCTGTTGCCCCAGGCCGGGCTGGCCGCCGAACGCGTCGGAGTCTCGGCCCACGACGCCGCGACCCGGCCCTTCGTCGCCACCGCCGGATACGAGCATGCGTGGCTGAACCCCGACCACGAACTCGTCGACGATGCCGACCTCGGCGAGGCGCCAGCCGTCAAACTGCTGGCGCGCGCCCCGCAGATGCGCAGCGAGGACATGGCCGCGCTCCTGGTCCCGGCCGTCGGGGATCTGGCCGAGGTCACCTTCTCCACGTCGAACGGGCTGATTGAGCTGTCGGTGCCGAATACGCACAAGGCCGCCGGGCTGGCGCGGCTGGCCGGGCTGACCGGGTTGCCCGCCGACGCCGTCATCGCCTTCGGCGACATGCCCAACGACGTCGAGATGCTCCGATGGGCAACCCACGGAGCCGCGATGGCGCACGGACATCCGGAGGCGATCGCCGCCGCCGACGAGGTGGCGCCGACGAACAACGACGACGGTGTGGCGACGGTCCTGAGCCGCTTCTTCTGA
- a CDS encoding SpoIID/LytB domain-containing protein: MRRRFRNKALSVALSPVLVVGGISAVVATGATVTTIKLTAGADVKLVGKGLGHGRGMGQWGAFGYAKKGWPAEKILQHYYGGTTAGKADKPEVSVILTKARSVNVRAGAGMRVGGQPVAPGQAVRLAGNTATVTAGCNGPVVKTVPLGANPFVDPVNPGTSRPPAELLTMCGSNTAYRGALGVVGGKVVNRLHVDDYVKGVIPRESLPKWADEGGKEALKAQAIAARTYALAALGQGKKIDDTMNSQVYGGAAGEDPRTNVAADATAGQILLAGGGPAFTEFSASTGGHTAGGNFPAVVDDGDAISPAHDWTATVSADSVGHAFGVGALKVLEVVEANGLGPNSGRAIKVRAIGSTGTKEVTGEEARSLLKLKSSWFSVVGQRVKPKVVAAPGPKSAGGLGPLENFDLGSLLGGITENVKFDKGAVDGLLGAAGTAFAQKQVELGGPKSPLGKPLGVPALTDDGSGVQQRFTRGVMFYAPKTGVAALSHRALKAFNARGGLVALGVPTADAF; encoded by the coding sequence ATGCGACGACGGTTTCGGAACAAGGCACTGTCGGTTGCCCTCTCCCCGGTACTCGTCGTCGGCGGTATCTCCGCCGTCGTCGCCACCGGCGCGACCGTCACGACGATCAAACTGACCGCGGGCGCCGACGTGAAGCTCGTCGGCAAGGGCCTCGGCCACGGCCGCGGAATGGGCCAATGGGGTGCCTTCGGCTACGCCAAGAAGGGCTGGCCGGCGGAGAAGATTCTGCAGCACTATTACGGCGGCACTACCGCGGGGAAGGCGGACAAGCCCGAGGTCTCGGTGATTCTCACCAAGGCGCGATCGGTGAATGTGCGTGCGGGCGCCGGAATGCGAGTCGGTGGACAACCCGTGGCTCCCGGTCAGGCCGTGCGCCTGGCCGGGAACACGGCCACCGTCACCGCCGGGTGCAACGGGCCGGTCGTGAAGACCGTGCCGCTGGGCGCGAACCCGTTTGTCGACCCGGTCAATCCCGGGACGAGCCGTCCGCCCGCCGAGCTTCTCACGATGTGCGGCAGCAACACCGCCTACCGCGGCGCGCTGGGCGTCGTCGGCGGAAAAGTGGTCAACCGGCTCCACGTCGACGACTACGTCAAGGGAGTGATCCCGCGCGAGAGTCTGCCAAAGTGGGCCGACGAGGGTGGAAAAGAAGCACTCAAAGCGCAGGCCATCGCCGCGCGGACGTATGCGCTGGCCGCGCTCGGGCAGGGCAAGAAGATCGACGACACGATGAACTCCCAGGTCTACGGTGGCGCCGCGGGCGAGGATCCGCGCACCAACGTCGCGGCCGACGCGACCGCCGGTCAGATCCTGCTCGCCGGCGGTGGCCCGGCCTTCACCGAATTCTCCGCGTCGACCGGGGGACACACGGCCGGTGGGAACTTCCCCGCCGTCGTCGACGACGGGGATGCCATCTCGCCGGCCCACGACTGGACGGCGACGGTGAGTGCCGACAGTGTCGGTCACGCCTTCGGCGTCGGGGCACTCAAGGTGCTCGAGGTCGTCGAGGCCAACGGTCTCGGGCCCAACAGCGGCCGCGCGATCAAGGTGCGCGCCATCGGTTCGACCGGCACCAAAGAGGTGACCGGCGAAGAGGCGCGGTCATTGCTGAAGCTGAAGTCGTCGTGGTTCTCCGTCGTCGGCCAGCGGGTCAAGCCGAAGGTCGTCGCGGCGCCCGGCCCGAAGTCCGCGGGCGGCCTGGGGCCGCTGGAGAACTTCGACCTGGGTTCGCTGCTCGGCGGGATCACCGAGAACGTGAAGTTCGACAAGGGGGCCGTCGACGGTCTCCTCGGTGCGGCGGGGACGGCCTTCGCGCAGAAGCAGGTCGAACTCGGCGGTCCGAAGTCGCCGCTCGGCAAACCGCTGGGCGTACCCGCACTGACCGACGACGGCAGCGGGGTGCAGCAGCGGTTCACCCGCGGCGTCATGTTCTACGCGCCGAAGACCGGCGTCGCCGCACTCTCGCACCGCGCACTCAAGGCGTTCAACGCGCGTGGCGGCCTCGTCGCCCTCGGTGTCCCCACCGCCGACGCGTTCTGA
- a CDS encoding DUF2185 domain-containing protein encodes MAYTEYIPNAGACLATTNVLTGRGRVRWMVREDSQDPADNGWRIMSHIDTDDYLHSDGCWQIVDYNEICGIEPALIDMWSLPVGSDLQLVDDENGIRILDTASGRQILPPPTPPGGVTRAPGPSPHDIAKREDAIAAETCTALSGIPDWDLALVTATVSDTAPTTSRAQLFATGDAADLDLEPWFATQAPPPLRFVAESALPPTLVDDLGAHRRAMPDPSGRQWTTMQYAVQREGQFYYFTCRYR; translated from the coding sequence ATGGCCTACACCGAGTACATCCCCAATGCCGGCGCGTGTCTCGCCACGACGAATGTGCTTACCGGCCGTGGGCGCGTGCGGTGGATGGTCCGCGAGGATTCGCAGGACCCCGCGGACAACGGATGGCGAATCATGAGCCACATCGACACCGACGACTACCTCCATAGCGACGGCTGCTGGCAGATCGTCGACTACAACGAGATCTGCGGCATCGAACCGGCGCTCATCGACATGTGGAGCCTGCCGGTCGGATCCGACCTCCAACTCGTCGACGACGAGAACGGCATCCGCATCCTGGATACCGCCTCGGGACGGCAAATCCTTCCCCCGCCGACCCCGCCCGGAGGGGTGACGCGTGCACCGGGCCCGTCTCCCCACGACATCGCCAAGCGTGAGGACGCCATCGCCGCGGAAACCTGTACCGCGCTGAGCGGCATTCCGGATTGGGACCTGGCTCTGGTCACGGCCACCGTCTCCGACACCGCGCCGACGACGAGCCGTGCACAACTCTTCGCGACGGGCGATGCGGCCGACCTCGACCTCGAGCCGTGGTTCGCGACGCAGGCGCCACCACCGCTGCGGTTCGTCGCCGAATCCGCGTTGCCGCCCACCTTGGTCGACGACCTCGGCGCCCACCGTCGTGCCATGCCCGATCCCTCCGGACGCCAGTGGACGACCATGCAGTACGCCGTTCAGCGCGAGGGCCAGTTCTACTACTTCACCTGTCGCTACCGGTAG
- the glf gene encoding UDP-galactopyranose mutase, producing the protein MSNNESYDLIVVGSGLYGLTVAERAATQLGKRVLIVERREHLGGNAYSEAEPTTGIEVHRYGAHLFHTSNKRVWDYVNQFTSFTDYQHRVFAMHNGQAYQFPMGLGLVCQFFNRYYTPDEAKALIAEQASEFDSKDAKNFEEKAISLIGRPLYEAFMKAYTAKQWQTDPKNLPASNITRLPVRYTFNNRYFNDTYEGLPTDGYTAWLTNMAADEKIEVRLDTDWFDVRDELRAANPDAPIVYTGPLDRYFDYAEGQLGWRTLDFETEVLDTGDFQGTPVMNYNDADVAYTRIHEFRHFHPERTTYPDDKTVIMREFSRFASDDDEPYYPINTPEDRAMLAKYRERAAAELRDNKVLFGGRLGTYQYLDMHMAIASALTMFDNTLAPHLNSGAPLVEQND; encoded by the coding sequence GTGAGCAATAACGAGTCGTACGACCTCATCGTCGTCGGATCGGGCCTGTACGGCCTGACCGTGGCCGAGCGCGCGGCGACGCAGCTGGGCAAGCGCGTGCTGATCGTCGAGCGCCGCGAGCACCTGGGCGGCAACGCCTACTCGGAGGCCGAGCCGACGACGGGCATCGAGGTCCACCGCTACGGCGCGCATCTGTTCCACACCTCCAACAAGCGGGTGTGGGACTACGTCAACCAGTTCACCAGCTTCACCGACTACCAGCACCGCGTGTTCGCCATGCACAACGGGCAGGCCTACCAGTTCCCGATGGGCCTGGGCCTCGTCTGTCAGTTCTTCAACCGCTACTACACGCCCGACGAGGCCAAGGCGCTCATCGCCGAGCAGGCCAGCGAGTTCGACTCGAAGGACGCCAAGAACTTCGAGGAGAAGGCGATCAGCCTGATCGGCCGCCCGCTGTACGAGGCCTTCATGAAGGCCTACACCGCCAAGCAGTGGCAGACCGACCCGAAGAACCTGCCCGCGTCCAACATCACCCGCCTGCCGGTGCGTTACACCTTCAACAACCGCTACTTCAACGACACCTACGAGGGCCTGCCGACCGACGGCTACACCGCGTGGCTGACGAACATGGCCGCCGACGAGAAGATCGAGGTGCGCCTGGACACCGACTGGTTCGACGTGCGCGACGAACTGCGCGCCGCGAACCCGGACGCGCCGATCGTCTACACCGGCCCGCTGGACCGCTACTTCGACTACGCCGAGGGCCAACTCGGCTGGCGCACACTGGATTTCGAGACCGAGGTGCTCGACACCGGCGACTTCCAGGGCACCCCGGTGATGAACTACAACGACGCCGACGTCGCGTACACGCGCATCCACGAGTTCCGGCACTTCCACCCCGAGCGGACTACCTACCCCGACGACAAGACCGTCATCATGCGCGAGTTCAGCCGCTTCGCCTCGGACGACGACGAGCCGTACTACCCGATCAACACCCCCGAAGACCGTGCGATGCTCGCCAAGTACCGCGAGCGCGCCGCCGCCGAACTCCGCGACAACAAGGTGCTGTTCGGCGGGCGCCTGGGCACCTACCAGTACCTCGACATGCACATGGCCATCGCCAGCGCCCTCACCATGTTCGACAACACCCTGGCACCGCACCTGAACTCGGGTGCGCCGCTGGTCGAGCAGAACGACTGA
- a CDS encoding glycosyltransferase translates to MTTAIQKKKAAAKPASKAVELLQRVIFPRPGEPLDVRSLYLVEADGNNRRAHSPSRTSVTIGGESEVSFATYFNAFAASYWRRWTTLKTVVLRVEITGTARVDLYRSKIDGSRIGIGGDLVPVDENGRGAIEFELDLGPFEDGGWIWFDITTDTDTEITSAGWYSPNPAPTPEEGGKDKRVTVGIPTFNRPTDAVAALAALTSDPMVDAVIDAVIMPDQGTRKVVDEPGFDEASARLGKRLHMFDQGNLGGSGGYSRIMYEALRLTDSPYILYMDDDIAIEPDSILRALAMSRFAKTPMLVGGQMLNLQDRSHLHCMGEVINRHTFMWTAAPFVEYDHDFAKYPMSDRDNSKNLHRRIDVEGNGWWMCMIPRECAETIGLPMPLFIKWDDWEFALRAANAGYPTATVPGIAIWHMAWSDKDDAIDWQAYFHLRNRLVVASIHHDGPINGILTSMAKATAKHLLCLEYSTVAIQNEAIRDFLAGPDHIRSILPTALGKVAGMRKEFPDAVVLDSATELPKATGEATALGVNEPKNPVVKVLTLAKALRNNLRPADPRHHEVPQANYPPVEARWFSLGRVDGVTVTTADGRGVVYRQRDRDKAYALGKESAALVKELRERFPEMKQKYRAAHADLTSKESWANVFGID, encoded by the coding sequence ATGACCACAGCTATCCAGAAGAAGAAGGCCGCCGCGAAGCCCGCGTCGAAGGCCGTCGAACTCCTGCAGCGCGTCATCTTCCCGCGCCCGGGCGAGCCCCTCGACGTCCGCTCGCTCTACCTCGTCGAGGCCGACGGCAACAACCGCCGGGCCCACTCCCCGTCGCGCACGTCGGTGACCATCGGCGGCGAGTCCGAGGTCAGCTTCGCCACCTACTTCAACGCCTTCGCCGCCTCCTATTGGCGGCGCTGGACGACGCTCAAGACGGTGGTGCTGCGCGTCGAGATCACCGGCACCGCCCGCGTCGACCTCTACCGCTCCAAGATCGACGGCTCGCGCATCGGCATCGGCGGCGACCTCGTGCCCGTCGACGAGAACGGCCGCGGCGCCATCGAATTCGAACTCGACCTCGGCCCGTTCGAGGACGGCGGCTGGATCTGGTTCGACATCACGACCGACACCGACACCGAGATCACCAGCGCCGGCTGGTACTCGCCGAACCCCGCTCCGACCCCGGAAGAGGGCGGCAAGGACAAGCGCGTCACCGTCGGCATCCCGACGTTCAACCGGCCCACCGACGCGGTGGCGGCGCTCGCCGCGCTGACCAGCGACCCGATGGTCGACGCGGTCATCGACGCGGTCATCATGCCCGATCAGGGCACCCGCAAGGTCGTCGACGAACCCGGTTTCGACGAGGCGTCGGCACGCCTCGGCAAGCGCCTGCACATGTTCGACCAGGGCAACCTCGGCGGCTCCGGCGGCTACTCGCGGATCATGTACGAGGCGCTGCGCCTGACCGACAGCCCCTACATCCTGTACATGGACGACGACATCGCGATCGAGCCGGACTCGATCCTGCGCGCGCTGGCCATGTCGCGGTTCGCGAAGACCCCGATGCTCGTCGGCGGTCAGATGCTGAACCTGCAGGACCGCAGCCACCTGCACTGCATGGGCGAGGTCATCAACCGCCACACGTTCATGTGGACCGCGGCGCCGTTCGTCGAATACGACCACGACTTCGCCAAGTATCCGATGAGCGACCGGGACAACTCGAAGAACCTGCACCGGCGCATCGACGTCGAGGGCAACGGCTGGTGGATGTGCATGATCCCGCGCGAATGCGCGGAGACGATCGGCCTGCCCATGCCGCTGTTCATCAAGTGGGACGACTGGGAGTTCGCGCTGCGCGCCGCGAACGCCGGTTACCCGACGGCGACGGTGCCCGGCATCGCGATCTGGCATATGGCCTGGAGCGACAAGGACGACGCCATCGACTGGCAGGCCTACTTCCACCTGCGCAACCGGCTCGTCGTCGCGTCGATCCACCACGACGGCCCGATCAACGGCATCCTCACCTCGATGGCCAAGGCCACCGCCAAGCACCTGCTGTGCCTGGAGTACTCGACCGTCGCCATCCAGAACGAGGCGATCCGCGACTTCCTCGCCGGCCCCGACCACATCCGCTCCATCCTGCCGACCGCGTTGGGCAAGGTCGCCGGGATGCGCAAGGAATTCCCCGACGCGGTGGTCCTCGATTCGGCGACGGAACTGCCGAAGGCCACCGGCGAGGCAACGGCGTTGGGCGTCAACGAGCCGAAGAACCCGGTCGTCAAGGTGCTCACCCTGGCCAAGGCCCTCCGCAACAACCTGCGCCCGGCCGACCCGCGCCACCACGAGGTGCCGCAGGCCAACTACCCGCCGGTGGAGGCCCGCTGGTTCTCGCTCGGCCGCGTCGACGGTGTGACCGTGACGACGGCCGACGGTCGCGGTGTGGTCTACCGCCAGCGCGACCGCGACAAGGCCTACGCCCTCGGCAAGGAGTCCGCCGCGCTCGTCAAAGAGCTGCGCGAGCGCTTCCCCGAGATGAAGCAGAAGTACCGGGCCGCCCACGCGGACCTCACCAGTAAGGAAAGCTGGGCGAATGTCTTCGGAATCGACTGA
- a CDS encoding phosphatase PAP2 family protein: MSSESTELSAVPEPTAPTAVAPTGKASGEAALLVAIQSAITRPATVKAARGLSHFGEHSLGWLALAGAGALLASRRGDETAKRRYIEAGVGAFGAHAASVIIKRVVRRPRPDHPDIKVGVGTPSKLSFPSSHATSTTAAAILLGRAAGLKPTTLPAVIVPPMLVSRLVLGVHYPTDVLAGAAIGAASAGAVIVGDKLLGDTALAQKLFAYRKPGV; the protein is encoded by the coding sequence ATGTCTTCGGAATCGACTGAGCTCTCGGCCGTCCCCGAGCCGACCGCCCCGACCGCCGTCGCGCCGACGGGCAAGGCGTCGGGCGAGGCCGCGCTCCTGGTCGCGATCCAGTCCGCCATCACCCGACCCGCGACGGTGAAGGCCGCCCGCGGCCTCTCCCACTTCGGCGAGCACTCGCTCGGCTGGTTGGCGCTGGCCGGTGCCGGAGCCCTGCTGGCGAGCCGTCGCGGGGACGAGACCGCCAAGCGCCGCTACATCGAGGCCGGCGTCGGCGCGTTCGGCGCGCATGCCGCGTCGGTGATCATCAAGCGCGTGGTGCGCCGTCCGCGGCCCGACCACCCCGACATCAAGGTCGGCGTCGGGACGCCGAGCAAGCTGAGCTTCCCGTCGTCGCACGCCACGTCGACGACGGCGGCCGCGATCCTGCTCGGCCGCGCGGCCGGTCTCAAGCCGACCACGCTGCCCGCCGTGATCGTGCCGCCGATGCTGGTCTCGCGGCTGGTGTTGGGCGTCCACTACCCGACCGATGTGCTGGCCGGGGCCGCGATCGGTGCGGCGAGTGCCGGCGCCGTGATCGTGGGTGACAAACTATTGGGCGACACAGCGTTGGCACAGAAATTGTTCGCGTACAGAAAGCCGGGAGTCTGA
- a CDS encoding decaprenyl-phosphate phosphoribosyltransferase — translation MSEEPIEHGKVVGPPKNLATGLVKAIRPRQWVKNVLVLAAPIVSGKLSFDNADMWRGAGLAFVAFCLAASAIYLLNDSLDVEADRNHPTKRYRPIAAGVVPIGLAYALFVVFAVGSILVALLANWQTAVVIGVYLAIQIAYCVGLKHQAVLDIAIVSSGFLLRAIAGGTATSIILSNWFLLVMAFGSLFMAAGKRYAELQLAEQTGAKIRKSLEYYTTTYLRFVWTLSATAVVVFYGLWALQSEDGTGRPSDNVFRTLSMVPFTIAILRYAVDVDGGEAGEPEEIALGDRVLQVLAVAWIVCVGVAVYAYPHWHH, via the coding sequence ATGAGCGAGGAGCCGATCGAGCACGGCAAGGTTGTGGGTCCCCCGAAGAACCTGGCGACCGGTCTGGTCAAGGCCATCCGCCCGCGGCAGTGGGTGAAGAACGTCCTGGTCCTGGCGGCGCCGATCGTCTCCGGGAAGCTATCCTTCGACAACGCCGACATGTGGCGCGGGGCGGGCTTGGCGTTCGTGGCGTTCTGCCTGGCCGCGTCGGCGATCTACCTGCTCAACGACAGCCTCGACGTGGAGGCGGACCGCAACCACCCGACCAAGCGCTACCGACCGATCGCCGCCGGCGTCGTCCCCATCGGCCTCGCCTACGCGCTCTTCGTGGTGTTCGCGGTCGGTTCAATCCTGGTCGCGCTGCTAGCCAATTGGCAGACCGCCGTCGTCATCGGCGTCTACCTGGCGATCCAGATCGCGTACTGCGTCGGCCTCAAGCACCAGGCGGTGCTCGACATCGCGATCGTCTCGTCGGGCTTCCTGCTACGCGCCATCGCCGGCGGTACCGCGACGTCGATCATCCTGTCCAACTGGTTCCTGCTGGTCATGGCCTTCGGCTCGCTGTTCATGGCGGCCGGCAAGCGTTACGCGGAACTGCAGCTCGCCGAACAGACCGGTGCGAAGATCCGCAAGTCGTTGGAGTACTACACCACGACCTACCTGCGGTTCGTCTGGACGCTCTCGGCCACGGCCGTCGTCGTGTTCTACGGCCTGTGGGCGTTGCAGTCCGAGGATGGGACCGGTCGTCCCAGCGACAACGTCTTCCGCACGCTGTCGATGGTCCCGTTCACCATCGCGATCCTGCGCTACGCCGTCGACGTCGACGGGGGCGAGGCCGGGGAGCCCGAGGAGATCGCCCTGGGCGACCGCGTCCTTCAGGTCCTCGCCGTCGCGTGGATAGTATGCGTGGGTGTCGCCGTCTACGCCTACCCGCACTGGCATCACTGA
- a CDS encoding alpha/beta hydrolase family protein → MSKTASKTTKMRTSLLALTVSVATAVGLIGVGGGEASARIGGTQVGLETFYVNGCGMPKVKVRAWKRKGNYKTVIMLDGMRAQYDYSGWEINTNIQEMVRSGVNVVEPIGGPASFYTDWVAPSNFNGQRYRYRWNCVITNTLIKGLDRRGYRVGRSKKYAIMGLSMGGNAALSIGAQNRRNFDRAGSLSGYNFLSAPGMRTMIRLAMLDVDPKPWNVDSMWPVWGLQWFQNDPMWNIGNMHGMKIFVGSGNGLFGRYNALPNVFDDLFKGSTLEFLAFTQAKAFEAAAALSGLPVMTYDANGTHAWGYWQDMVWNAKSRGFFR, encoded by the coding sequence ATGTCGAAGACTGCGTCTAAGACGACGAAGATGAGGACGAGCCTGCTGGCCCTGACGGTCTCGGTGGCGACTGCCGTCGGACTGATCGGCGTCGGCGGTGGTGAGGCCTCGGCTCGCATCGGTGGAACGCAGGTGGGTCTGGAGACCTTCTACGTCAACGGTTGCGGCATGCCCAAGGTCAAGGTGCGCGCCTGGAAGCGCAAGGGCAACTACAAGACCGTCATCATGCTCGACGGCATGCGCGCCCAGTACGACTACAGCGGCTGGGAGATCAACACCAACATCCAGGAGATGGTCCGCTCGGGCGTCAACGTCGTCGAACCGATCGGCGGCCCCGCGAGCTTCTACACCGACTGGGTGGCCCCGAGTAACTTCAACGGGCAGCGCTACCGCTACCGGTGGAACTGTGTCATCACCAACACCCTGATCAAGGGCCTCGACCGCCGCGGCTACCGCGTCGGCCGCAGTAAGAAGTACGCGATCATGGGCCTGTCGATGGGCGGCAACGCCGCGCTGTCGATCGGCGCGCAGAATCGTCGGAACTTCGACCGCGCCGGCTCGCTGTCGGGCTACAATTTCCTCTCCGCGCCCGGTATGCGCACGATGATCCGGCTGGCGATGCTCGACGTCGACCCGAAGCCGTGGAACGTCGACTCGATGTGGCCGGTCTGGGGTCTGCAGTGGTTCCAGAACGACCCGATGTGGAACATCGGCAACATGCACGGGATGAAGATCTTCGTCGGTTCGGGCAACGGCCTGTTCGGCAGGTACAACGCGCTGCCCAACGTCTTCGACGACCTGTTCAAGGGCTCCACGCTGGAGTTCCTGGCCTTCACGCAGGCCAAGGCATTCGAGGCTGCCGCGGCACTCTCGGGTCTGCCGGTGATGACCTACGACGCCAACGGCACCCACGCGTGGGGCTACTGGCAGGACATGGTCTGGAACGCGAAGTCCCGCGGCTTCTTCCGCTAG